A single region of the Novosphingobium sp. SL115 genome encodes:
- a CDS encoding phage major capsid protein, P2 family yields the protein MRNETRALFHAYCSQIALLNGVALATEQFNVDPEIEQKLETKMKESSEFLSQINVVPVTQQEGQVLGLTTTRTIAGRTDTSGGARRNPTDPSGNSEKRRYLAKQTDFDWARRYALMDAWRHRPDFETLLRDEILKQQSRDRIMIGWYGEEAADQTDRVANPLLQDVNIGWLKKLRDNAPGQIFNDGSLTVKTNGTNNAALKAIYVKPGVELFDGNAAHDATGGSAHAVADFSSLDALVLDAKRLIPEWWRGDTELVVIVGHDLVDEKYFTIAQTTGADATEVEATDRILRSNKTLGGLPAVRVPFFPAGALMITRLDNLSIYWQEETRRRQLKDEPEYNRIANYESVNEAYVIEEYEMCVLVENIVIGGAPARPAP from the coding sequence ATGCGCAATGAAACCCGCGCTCTCTTCCATGCTTACTGCTCGCAGATCGCGCTGCTGAATGGCGTGGCTCTCGCCACCGAACAGTTCAACGTCGATCCCGAAATTGAACAGAAGCTTGAAACTAAGATGAAGGAATCGTCCGAATTCCTTTCGCAAATCAACGTCGTCCCGGTGACCCAGCAGGAAGGGCAGGTGCTGGGCCTGACCACCACCCGCACCATCGCGGGCCGCACAGACACCAGTGGTGGTGCGCGCCGCAACCCGACCGATCCCAGCGGCAATTCGGAAAAGCGCCGCTATCTGGCCAAGCAGACCGATTTCGACTGGGCGCGCCGCTACGCACTAATGGATGCTTGGCGTCACCGCCCCGATTTCGAAACGCTGCTGCGTGACGAAATCCTGAAGCAGCAGTCGCGCGACCGCATCATGATCGGGTGGTATGGCGAAGAAGCTGCCGATCAGACCGACCGTGTGGCAAACCCGTTGCTTCAGGACGTCAACATCGGGTGGCTGAAGAAGCTGCGCGACAATGCGCCGGGCCAGATCTTCAACGATGGCAGCCTGACGGTGAAAACCAACGGCACCAACAATGCCGCGCTCAAGGCTATCTACGTCAAGCCCGGTGTTGAACTGTTCGACGGTAACGCCGCGCACGATGCTACTGGCGGGTCAGCCCATGCCGTGGCCGATTTCAGTTCGCTGGATGCGCTCGTCCTCGATGCGAAGCGCCTGATCCCCGAATGGTGGCGCGGTGACACCGAACTGGTGGTGATTGTCGGCCACGATCTGGTGGACGAAAAGTATTTCACCATCGCGCAGACCACTGGCGCCGACGCTACCGAGGTTGAGGCAACCGACCGCATTTTGCGTTCCAACAAGACGCTGGGCGGCTTGCCTGCGGTGCGCGTGCCGTTCTTCCCGGCGGGTGCGCTGATGATTACCCGCCTCGATAACCTGTCGATCTATTGGCAGGAAGAAACCCGCCGTCGCCAGTTGAAGGACGAACCGGAATACAACCGGATCGCCAATTACGAGAGCGTCAACGAAGCCTACGTCATCGAAGAATACGAGATGTGCGTGCTTGTCGAAAACATCGTGATCGGCGGCGCACCGGCGCGACCGGCCCCGTAA
- a CDS encoding baseplate assembly protein, translated as MVGSIATSPALDLAGLPAPTIIDQPDFEARLAGKLAQLIGQYPAFSALVESDPAMKLLQADSYDEMVLTQAFVDAAKGLLLAYATGDQLDHLAALFGVARLVLVEADPETGTAAVMEGDTAFKQRVQLAPHSFSVAGPELAYVFHARSAHADVADATATSPRPDDIRALVLQTLSSHSASPELVAAMTAALDAAAWPGQVDVTVLASTGNGVPANAVLDAVRARLAGPVRPLTDEVIVQPVTLVPYTIEAQLYVFAGPDAELIRQTAQDSLDAHLAVSRRLGRDVSRTAHIAALHVANVQRVVLPQPAADIAITAAQLAHPVSISVTIAGTVL; from the coding sequence ATGGTCGGATCAATCGCAACCTCTCCCGCACTGGACCTTGCCGGTCTGCCCGCCCCGACGATCATCGATCAGCCGGATTTCGAGGCGCGTCTGGCGGGCAAGCTGGCGCAACTGATCGGCCAGTACCCCGCCTTTTCCGCGCTGGTGGAAAGCGACCCGGCGATGAAGCTACTTCAGGCCGACAGCTATGACGAAATGGTCCTGACACAGGCCTTTGTCGATGCGGCCAAAGGCCTGCTGCTGGCCTATGCCACCGGCGATCAGCTGGATCATCTTGCCGCCCTGTTCGGTGTGGCCCGTCTGGTACTGGTCGAGGCCGATCCCGAAACCGGCACGGCCGCCGTGATGGAAGGCGACACCGCATTCAAACAGCGGGTCCAGCTTGCCCCGCACAGCTTCAGCGTGGCCGGGCCGGAACTGGCCTATGTCTTTCACGCGCGCTCGGCCCATGCCGATGTGGCCGATGCCACCGCCACGTCGCCAAGGCCGGATGATATTCGCGCGCTGGTCCTGCAAACGCTGTCCTCGCACAGCGCATCGCCCGAACTGGTTGCCGCCATGACCGCCGCGCTCGATGCCGCCGCGTGGCCGGGGCAAGTCGATGTCACCGTGCTTGCATCCACCGGCAATGGTGTCCCTGCAAATGCTGTCCTTGATGCAGTGCGCGCGCGCCTTGCCGGTCCTGTCCGCCCGCTGACCGACGAAGTGATCGTCCAGCCCGTCACGCTGGTTCCCTACACCATCGAAGCCCAGCTTTATGTTTTCGCCGGGCCTGATGCGGAATTGATCCGCCAGACCGCGCAGGACAGCCTTGATGCCCATCTTGCCGTATCGCGCCGCCTTGGCCGCGACGTGTCGCGCACGGCCCACATCGCCGCGCTCCACGTCGCCAATGTGCAGCGGGTGGTCTTGCCCCAGCCCGCCGCCGATATTGCTATCACGGCGGCGCAGCTCGCCCACCCCGTTTCGATCAGCGTCACCATCGCGGGCACCGTGCTGTGA
- a CDS encoding head completion/stabilization protein, which yields MAGLSATTLGPLDPDDASVAADGWFPAIPLALVRETARLGDGDLSTQRLTASIEAAMLTAFRQLADWRTAHTTTGADSLASVTAQTLNGRNVAVALWERLIVSLTAADLFAGNRDISATDRGLDRAGDKEDGADEYYRRAWAAVADLRSYGPGGTTAPSPRNRVELI from the coding sequence ATGGCAGGATTGTCGGCAACCACACTCGGCCCGCTAGATCCTGATGACGCATCGGTCGCCGCCGATGGCTGGTTCCCGGCCATCCCGCTGGCGCTGGTTCGGGAAACGGCGCGGCTTGGCGATGGTGATCTGTCCACGCAGCGCCTGACCGCCTCCATCGAAGCGGCCATGCTAACCGCCTTCCGCCAGCTTGCTGACTGGCGCACCGCTCATACGACAACCGGCGCGGACAGCCTTGCCTCTGTCACCGCGCAAACACTGAACGGGCGCAATGTCGCCGTGGCGCTGTGGGAACGGCTGATTGTCTCGCTTACCGCCGCCGATCTGTTCGCCGGAAACCGCGATATCAGCGCCACAGACCGGGGCCTTGATCGCGCAGGCGACAAGGAAGACGGCGCGGACGAATACTATCGCCGCGCATGGGCCGCAGTGGCCGATTTGCGCAGCTATGGCCCCGGCGGCACCACCGCCCCATCGCCCCGCAACCGTGTGGAACTGATCTGA
- the gpM gene encoding phage terminase small subunit, with amino-acid sequence MFSPALRHRQRVLAQQSAQSADTAATPEPLPPTTAAGQEYAALRVLLHDNLRTLSDIASHEARIPVKIEMARAFAPWIDGVLAAEGQAAQDEIVVTNLVWAIDYRDFEYALRLATHAIRNGLAMPERFTRTPACYLVEEVSTIANAEFEAVNLDTLVAVQQLAEGHDMPDPVRAKLHKAIGRRFEERAEKFDPAADNAPAGGKAAFVAEAQEHLQRAFQLDRNVGVKKDIERLERKLKALTAEATPPQE; translated from the coding sequence ATGTTTAGCCCAGCCCTTCGCCACCGCCAGCGCGTGCTTGCCCAGCAGTCGGCCCAGTCGGCAGACACGGCGGCCACGCCCGAACCCTTGCCGCCCACCACAGCCGCCGGGCAGGAATATGCCGCCCTGCGCGTCCTGCTGCATGACAACCTGCGCACCCTGTCCGACATCGCCAGCCATGAAGCCCGCATTCCGGTGAAGATCGAAATGGCCCGCGCCTTCGCGCCGTGGATCGATGGCGTTCTGGCGGCAGAAGGACAGGCCGCGCAGGATGAAATCGTTGTGACCAATCTGGTCTGGGCCATCGATTATCGCGATTTCGAATATGCCCTGCGCCTTGCGACCCATGCCATCCGCAACGGCCTTGCCATGCCCGAACGCTTCACCCGCACCCCGGCCTGCTATCTGGTCGAAGAAGTGTCCACCATCGCCAACGCCGAATTTGAGGCCGTGAACCTTGATACGCTGGTCGCCGTCCAGCAGCTGGCCGAAGGCCACGACATGCCCGATCCCGTGCGCGCCAAACTGCACAAGGCCATCGGTCGCCGTTTTGAAGAACGCGCCGAAAAGTTTGACCCGGCGGCGGACAATGCGCCCGCAGGCGGCAAGGCGGCTTTCGTGGCCGAAGCGCAGGAGCATCTGCAACGCGCCTTCCAGCTTGATCGCAATGTCGGGGTGAAAAAGGACATCGAACGCCTTGAACGCAAGCTCAAGGCACTGACCGCCGAAGCCACCCCGCCACAGGAATAA
- a CDS encoding phage virion morphogenesis protein: MADDDLTRFNDWMGRVLHGLEPAQRKQAALKLGQRLRRSNLQRIAKNVQPDGTAMEPKKARLDRRGRLREKAGGKMFQGLRQLKHWRIDADEKGVGITAASPVVDHAASVSQFGEVQTIGRRQRDRTPIRFRYPVRTLLGFGPEDEDLPVQIMGEMLDPGD, translated from the coding sequence ATGGCCGACGATGACCTGACCCGCTTCAACGACTGGATGGGCCGCGTGCTGCATGGGCTTGAACCGGCCCAGCGCAAACAGGCCGCACTCAAACTGGGCCAGCGCCTGCGCCGGTCGAACCTTCAGCGCATCGCCAAAAACGTCCAGCCCGATGGCACCGCGATGGAGCCGAAGAAAGCGCGCCTAGATCGTCGCGGACGCCTGCGCGAAAAGGCAGGCGGCAAGATGTTTCAGGGCCTGCGCCAGTTGAAGCACTGGCGCATCGATGCCGACGAAAAGGGCGTGGGCATCACGGCGGCATCGCCCGTGGTCGATCACGCCGCATCGGTCAGCCAGTTCGGTGAAGTCCAGACCATTGGCCGCCGCCAGCGCGACCGAACGCCGATCCGCTTTCGCTACCCGGTACGAACCCTGCTGGGCTTTGGCCCGGAAGACGAAGACCTGCCGGTGCAGATCATGGGGGAAATGCTCGACCCCGGCGATTAA
- a CDS encoding terminase large subunit domain-containing protein, with amino-acid sequence MPKAAAPNAVTRDDAHDDADLHDGAISRQVNRAARREARSLYHRGWTQTQIAAEMGVPYATLAAWKRRDGWDNDAPIVVVVDRIEAKISTLLDKEPFTEGDMKRIDFLMRQLERAARIQKYERTGKEGDLNPKIGRRNDDEAKAKRVEKRKNFLNLDQWQQLLDDFEAWRFEYQDLWWEQRDQRVRKIRKSRQVGATVYFAREAFAKVAEAVLAGEQPRNQIFISASERQALKFRREIYKWVRKVTGVELKGKIIELDFVGQYPDDAEGNPTGTALESVGFYFLSTNSATAQGESGDFYFDEYAWVHGFAELAKVASGMATHKIYKKTYFSTPSTKTHESYAFWSGEEWNRGRAKGDQKPFDISLKNLARGAIMPDGAWQQSLTIHQACAMGLSKLVDVGELRLECSEDAFRNLYECEDVDDAESSFPYARVAPARVDSFLKWRDFFPAKIDIPGGRPFGDKPVWLGYDPNKQGRDDAALIVLAPPDKSGGKFRVLEKYRLNGKDFAGQADFIKQVAARYHVTDISIDTTGHGQAVLELVRNWFPMVRKIEYSVASKTALVIKAQHVFRAGRIEFDAGWTDLMQALMAIRPQLTASQKGVTYVARRNGEIGHADIAWALLNALSNEPLDAGTASQGTGGTVKFYD; translated from the coding sequence ATGCCAAAAGCCGCCGCCCCGAATGCCGTCACCCGCGACGATGCCCACGACGACGCAGATCTGCACGATGGGGCGATCAGCCGTCAGGTGAACCGAGCGGCGCGGCGCGAGGCACGTTCGCTGTATCACCGGGGCTGGACGCAGACCCAGATCGCGGCGGAAATGGGCGTGCCCTATGCCACGCTGGCCGCGTGGAAGCGCCGCGACGGGTGGGACAACGACGCGCCCATCGTTGTGGTGGTGGACCGCATCGAGGCCAAAATTTCCACCCTGCTGGACAAGGAGCCGTTCACCGAAGGCGACATGAAGCGCATCGATTTTCTGATGCGCCAGTTGGAGCGGGCCGCCCGCATCCAGAAATATGAGCGCACCGGCAAGGAAGGTGACCTGAACCCCAAAATCGGCCGGCGCAACGATGACGAGGCCAAGGCCAAGCGGGTGGAAAAGCGCAAGAATTTCCTTAACCTGGATCAGTGGCAGCAACTGCTGGACGATTTCGAAGCGTGGCGGTTTGAATATCAGGATCTGTGGTGGGAACAGCGCGACCAGCGCGTTCGCAAGATCCGCAAGAGCCGTCAGGTCGGGGCCACGGTCTATTTCGCGCGCGAAGCCTTTGCCAAAGTGGCCGAGGCGGTGCTGGCGGGCGAGCAGCCGCGCAACCAGATATTCATTTCCGCATCAGAGCGGCAGGCGCTGAAATTCAGGCGCGAAATCTACAAGTGGGTCCGCAAGGTCACCGGGGTCGAGCTTAAAGGCAAGATCATCGAACTGGACTTTGTGGGCCAGTATCCTGACGACGCGGAAGGCAACCCCACCGGGACGGCGCTGGAATCGGTCGGCTTCTATTTCCTGTCGACCAATTCGGCCACGGCGCAGGGCGAAAGCGGCGACTTCTATTTTGACGAATATGCGTGGGTTCACGGCTTTGCCGAACTGGCGAAGGTCGCCAGCGGCATGGCCACCCACAAGATCTACAAGAAAACCTATTTCTCGACGCCATCGACCAAGACCCACGAAAGCTATGCCTTCTGGTCGGGCGAGGAATGGAACCGGGGCCGGGCCAAGGGCGACCAGAAGCCGTTCGACATCAGCCTGAAGAACTTGGCACGCGGCGCGATCATGCCCGATGGGGCGTGGCAGCAAAGCCTGACGATCCATCAGGCCTGTGCCATGGGCCTGTCGAAGCTGGTCGATGTGGGCGAGCTGCGCCTTGAATGCTCGGAAGATGCGTTCCGCAATCTTTACGAATGCGAGGACGTGGACGATGCGGAAAGCAGCTTCCCCTATGCCCGCGTTGCGCCGGCCCGCGTCGACAGCTTCCTTAAATGGCGCGATTTCTTTCCCGCGAAGATCGACATTCCGGGCGGCAGGCCGTTTGGCGATAAGCCGGTGTGGCTGGGGTATGACCCCAACAAGCAGGGCCGCGACGATGCCGCGCTGATCGTGCTGGCCCCGCCGGATAAATCCGGCGGCAAGTTCCGCGTGCTGGAAAAATACCGGCTGAACGGTAAGGATTTTGCGGGGCAGGCCGATTTCATCAAGCAGGTCGCCGCGCGCTATCACGTCACCGACATATCGATCGACACGACCGGGCACGGTCAGGCCGTGCTGGAACTCGTCCGCAACTGGTTCCCGATGGTGCGCAAGATCGAATATTCGGTGGCGAGCAAGACCGCGCTGGTCATCAAGGCGCAGCATGTGTTCCGTGCAGGCCGCATCGAGTTTGACGCGGGTTGGACCGACCTGATGCAAGCGCTGATGGCGATCAGGCCTCAGCTTACCGCCAGCCAGAAGGGCGTAACCTATGTCGCGCGGCGCAATGGCGAAATCGGTCATGCCGACATCGCGTGGGCGCTGCTGAATGCCCTTTCCAACGAACCACTGGATGCAGGCACCGCCAGCCAAGGCACTGGCGGCACCGTGAAATTCTACGATTGA
- a CDS encoding phage tail protein I translates to MTESILPPNALPSERALELAMRAGTDLAAVGTLLNPATCPEDVLPFLARDLAISHWNSDWTVEQKRAATADAIPFHQRKASRPAVEEVLARFHPQLAIVEGWQANPRRIAHTFEVRAPAGPDGIDASFLTDETAVAIIRDVAAAKPLRSHFDFVHSLETQVGLHMAGGVIAGTMARNDYAAVHDTSRDWSIVWQTEDGEPIQTEDGTDFVEHD, encoded by the coding sequence GTGACGGAATCGATCCTGCCCCCCAACGCCCTGCCGTCCGAACGCGCACTGGAACTGGCGATGCGGGCCGGAACCGATCTGGCGGCAGTGGGAACGCTGTTGAACCCGGCCACCTGCCCCGAAGACGTGCTGCCCTTCCTCGCCCGCGATCTGGCAATCAGCCACTGGAACAGCGACTGGACGGTGGAACAGAAGCGCGCTGCCACTGCCGATGCCATCCCGTTTCACCAGCGCAAAGCGTCGCGCCCGGCAGTTGAGGAAGTTCTTGCCCGCTTCCACCCCCAATTGGCCATTGTGGAAGGCTGGCAGGCCAATCCGCGCCGCATCGCCCACACGTTCGAAGTACGGGCACCCGCCGGGCCTGACGGCATCGATGCCAGCTTTCTGACCGATGAAACCGCCGTGGCGATCATACGAGACGTTGCGGCGGCCAAGCCGTTGCGCAGCCACTTCGATTTTGTGCACTCGCTCGAAACGCAGGTCGGCTTGCACATGGCTGGCGGTGTGATCGCCGGAACGATGGCGCGCAACGATTACGCAGCCGTCCACGACACAAGCCGCGATTGGTCCATCGTTTGGCAGACCGAAGACGGCGAACCCATCCAGACCGAAGATGGCACTGATTTCGTGGAGCATGACTGA
- a CDS encoding DUF6771 family protein has translation MTRIDRTRIADALLNAPGWARVGLSDPKPWLREDAALELASAILRHAETPKDSEPRQTHLI, from the coding sequence ATGACACGAATCGACCGAACCCGCATCGCTGATGCCCTGCTGAATGCCCCCGGTTGGGCGCGCGTAGGGCTGTCTGACCCCAAGCCGTGGCTACGCGAAGACGCGGCGCTGGAACTGGCAAGCGCCATCCTGCGCCACGCCGAAACCCCGAAAGACAGCGAGCCACGGCAAACCCACCTGATCTGA
- a CDS encoding phage tail protein, whose product MADEDLTTRKIDSLRTALFSAIPELRNDKARVPVWIDRGTGQGTQTTSNSFGLAFRLNVLAMGVKTDLSFITNAVLKWLHTHQPDLLQPGKDSFTFDADLLDNGTADVLIQLDLTQNYVVSLDNQGREHVAPQEQDDPVLADQHGFAGVNPVPNIAAILLDGAPFLPPDA is encoded by the coding sequence ATGGCCGACGAAGACCTTACCACCCGCAAGATCGACAGCCTGCGCACCGCGCTGTTCAGTGCCATCCCCGAATTGCGCAACGACAAGGCGCGGGTGCCGGTGTGGATTGATCGCGGCACCGGCCAAGGCACGCAAACCACATCGAACAGCTTCGGCCTCGCCTTCCGCCTGAACGTGCTGGCCATGGGGGTTAAGACCGACCTGTCGTTCATCACCAATGCCGTGCTGAAATGGCTGCACACCCATCAGCCGGATTTGCTGCAACCCGGCAAAGACAGCTTCACATTCGATGCCGACTTGCTGGATAACGGCACGGCGGACGTGCTGATCCAATTGGACCTGACCCAGAATTACGTTGTTTCGCTGGACAATCAGGGCCGCGAACACGTTGCCCCGCAGGAACAGGACGATCCCGTCCTTGCCGATCAGCACGGCTTTGCAGGCGTCAATCCGGTGCCGAACATTGCCGCCATCCTGCTCGATGGCGCGCCCTTCCTGCCGCCAGACGCCTGA
- a CDS encoding GPO family capsid scaffolding protein: MKTKPFLLATAGSTVDGRVIDEKMLKEMADSYEPKTYGARLNIEHVRGVTGDGPFRAYGDVVELSIGEVDVNFNGKTEKRTALYGAFEVTDDAKKLNGAGQKVYPSIEIEPNFGGQGFAYLMGCALTDSPASIATERLQFNRTRPGSITVSSDEAAALEFAEAGGPDDGNSFLSKLNGMLDGFAAKFTPKQEEKPAAKPDDPAAPAAFDFTQLRPLIEDLGNSFNTAINGLRTEFRADADALAVKLKKLEDEAEGTPAPTFRQRPQSTGKNGNYAKTDC; encoded by the coding sequence ATGAAGACCAAGCCCTTCCTGCTCGCCACCGCCGGTTCCACCGTCGATGGCCGTGTGATCGATGAAAAGATGCTGAAGGAAATGGCCGACAGCTATGAACCCAAGACTTACGGGGCGCGGCTGAATATCGAACACGTTCGGGGCGTCACCGGCGATGGACCGTTCCGCGCCTATGGCGACGTGGTCGAACTGTCGATTGGCGAAGTCGATGTGAACTTCAACGGAAAGACCGAAAAGCGCACCGCGCTCTATGGCGCGTTCGAGGTCACGGACGATGCCAAGAAGCTGAACGGGGCGGGCCAGAAGGTCTATCCGTCCATCGAAATCGAACCCAACTTTGGCGGGCAGGGCTTCGCCTACCTGATGGGTTGCGCCCTGACCGACAGCCCCGCCTCCATCGCCACTGAACGCCTGCAATTCAACCGCACCCGTCCCGGCTCGATTACGGTTTCGAGCGACGAGGCCGCCGCGCTGGAATTTGCCGAAGCGGGCGGCCCCGATGATGGCAACTCCTTCCTGTCGAAGTTGAACGGCATGCTCGACGGCTTCGCCGCCAAGTTCACGCCCAAACAGGAAGAAAAGCCCGCCGCGAAGCCTGATGATCCCGCCGCGCCTGCCGCGTTCGATTTCACCCAGCTTCGCCCCCTGATCGAAGACCTGGGCAACTCGTTTAACACCGCCATTAACGGCCTGCGCACCGAATTTCGCGCCGATGCCGATGCGCTCGCGGTCAAGCTGAAGAAGCTGGAAGACGAAGCGGAAGGCACCCCGGCTCCGACCTTCCGCCAGCGTCCCCAGTCAACCGGCAAGAACGGCAATTACGCCAAGACCGACTGCTGA
- a CDS encoding SOS response-associated peptidase — translation MCNLYRMRAATQEIGQLFGARVTDGLNAPGEIYPGYPGLVVAEGDVRQMTWGLPLHMTGKQGQKLKPKPVNNAREDKLHTPFWRDSFAKRRCLIPVSEWAEAEGAKGQMTRTWYAMPGGEPFAVGGLWRPTAEWGNAYAMVMVDGCEQMADVHDRMPVLLTRETWATWTDGTPEEAFALCRTWAGDLMVDRTAERWAKAR, via the coding sequence ATGTGCAACCTTTATCGCATGAGAGCCGCAACGCAGGAAATCGGCCAGCTGTTCGGCGCGCGGGTGACCGATGGCCTGAACGCGCCGGGCGAGATCTATCCCGGCTATCCGGGGCTAGTGGTGGCTGAGGGCGATGTGCGGCAAATGACGTGGGGCCTGCCGCTGCACATGACCGGCAAGCAGGGCCAGAAGCTGAAGCCCAAGCCTGTGAACAACGCGCGGGAAGACAAGCTGCACACCCCGTTCTGGCGCGACAGTTTTGCCAAGCGGCGGTGCCTTATTCCGGTGAGCGAATGGGCAGAAGCTGAAGGTGCCAAGGGCCAGATGACCCGCACCTGGTATGCCATGCCGGGCGGCGAACCCTTCGCCGTGGGCGGCCTTTGGCGACCGACCGCCGAATGGGGCAATGCCTATGCCATGGTCATGGTCGACGGCTGCGAACAGATGGCCGATGTGCATGACCGGATGCCGGTGCTGCTAACGCGCGAAACGTGGGCGACATGGACCGACGGCACTCCGGAAGAAGCGTTTGCCCTGTGCAGGACTTGGGCCGGTGATCTGATGGTGGATCGCACGGCGGAGCGGTGGGCGAAAGCGCGATAA
- a CDS encoding tail protein X: MTTTATAREGETVDAVCWRVLGRTGAVTEQVLELNPGLAALGPRLPAGTELILPDLAQAKPAVRETVQLWN, encoded by the coding sequence ATGACCACCACGGCCACCGCGCGCGAAGGTGAAACGGTCGATGCCGTGTGCTGGCGGGTGCTGGGCCGCACAGGCGCGGTCACCGAACAGGTGCTGGAACTGAACCCCGGTCTTGCCGCTCTGGGGCCGCGCCTGCCCGCCGGAACCGAATTGATCCTGCCCGATCTGGCGCAGGCCAAACCGGCGGTGCGTGAAACCGTCCAGCTTTGGAATTGA